The following are encoded together in the Aciduricibacillus chroicocephali genome:
- a CDS encoding anthranilate synthase component II encodes MILLIDNYDSFTYNIFQYVSELAEEVRVVRNDEITVQEIKELAPEAIIISPGPGLPSEAGICNELVTKLHKETPILGICLGHQVIGEALGGKVVKAGAIKHGKTSSITHNGHGPFSYLEQPLEVMRYHSYVVDKISLPLSFKVMATALDDKEIMAMQYRDYPVYGIQFHPESIGTDTGKRMISNFLGEIRKGSQNETVS; translated from the coding sequence TTGATCTTGTTAATTGATAACTATGATTCATTCACATATAACATTTTCCAATATGTTTCTGAACTTGCCGAGGAAGTAAGAGTTGTTAGAAATGACGAAATAACAGTTCAGGAAATTAAGGAACTTGCCCCTGAGGCAATTATCATCTCACCTGGACCTGGACTTCCTTCAGAAGCAGGTATCTGTAATGAACTCGTGACAAAGCTTCACAAGGAAACTCCGATTCTCGGTATTTGCCTAGGGCACCAGGTTATTGGTGAAGCACTTGGCGGAAAAGTAGTCAAAGCAGGTGCAATTAAACACGGCAAGACGTCTTCAATCACTCATAATGGCCACGGTCCTTTCAGCTATTTGGAACAACCGCTTGAAGTTATGCGCTATCACTCTTATGTCGTTGATAAAATCTCCCTCCCACTTTCATTCAAAGTAATGGCGACTGCACTTGATGACAAAGAGATTATGGCAATGCAATATCGTGATTATCCTGTTTACGGAATCCAATTCCATCCGGAGTCGATCGGCACCGATACAGGGAAAAGAATGATCAGCAACTTCCTTGGCGAAATCAGAAAGGGGTCGCAAAATGAGACAGTATCTTGA
- the trpE gene encoding anthranilate synthase component I, whose amino-acid sequence MANYKTMKLNADVWTPVGIFQRLAGKKKFLLESTLPHEVKGKFSFIGTNPYEELIGDRGQTIVRNLKTGDSQEFEKDVLEVLKDRLPALEIDLPLPFFGGAIGYIGYDEIRQFENIGEVPADDLKMPDVHLMLYENIFIFDHKDETVHLVAINTGTSNEAELDSRLEELASMLDRKPEHTGDLESTEFTPEISAELFKANVEKAKEYIHQGDIFQVVLSQRLQAEFKGEPFSFYRKLRRSNPSPYMFYVDFADYLVLGASPESLLQTKGSEIITNPIAGTRPRSKDPQEDARLEAELLADEKEIAEHKMLIDLGRNDLGRVCEIGSVKVPTYMKIERYEHVMHIVSEVSGKLRKDFSSIDALISCLPAGTVSGAPKIRAMQIINELESKRRGVYAGGIGYIGFNGDLNMALAIRSLVVKDATAYLQAGAGIVFDSQPQKEYEETLHKARSLMEVSKIDLVN is encoded by the coding sequence ATGGCAAACTATAAAACCATGAAACTGAACGCCGATGTATGGACACCTGTCGGAATATTCCAACGACTAGCTGGCAAAAAGAAATTTTTGCTTGAAAGTACGCTTCCACATGAGGTAAAAGGAAAATTCTCTTTTATCGGAACGAATCCATATGAAGAGCTGATTGGTGATAGAGGTCAGACGATTGTACGTAACTTAAAAACCGGTGATTCTCAGGAGTTTGAGAAGGATGTCCTTGAAGTATTGAAAGATCGCCTTCCAGCACTTGAAATTGACTTGCCTCTCCCCTTCTTCGGCGGTGCAATCGGTTATATCGGCTATGACGAGATCAGACAGTTTGAAAATATAGGTGAGGTTCCTGCAGATGATCTAAAAATGCCGGACGTCCACCTCATGCTCTATGAGAACATTTTTATCTTCGATCATAAAGATGAAACAGTCCACCTTGTCGCAATCAATACGGGCACTTCAAATGAAGCCGAGCTCGACAGCAGGCTAGAAGAGCTCGCAAGCATGCTCGACCGAAAGCCTGAGCATACAGGTGATCTGGAAAGCACAGAATTCACTCCTGAAATCAGTGCCGAACTGTTTAAAGCGAATGTCGAGAAAGCGAAAGAATATATTCATCAGGGAGACATTTTCCAAGTTGTTCTCTCGCAACGGCTGCAAGCTGAGTTCAAAGGTGAACCCTTCTCCTTCTATCGCAAGCTGCGCAGATCGAACCCATCACCGTACATGTTCTATGTCGACTTCGCTGACTATCTCGTTCTAGGGGCGTCACCGGAAAGTCTTCTTCAGACGAAAGGATCCGAAATTATTACAAACCCGATCGCCGGCACAAGACCGCGCAGCAAGGATCCTCAAGAAGATGCAAGACTTGAAGCAGAACTTCTAGCCGATGAAAAAGAAATCGCCGAACACAAAATGCTGATTGACCTTGGACGTAATGATCTTGGACGCGTTTGTGAAATCGGTTCTGTAAAAGTACCGACGTATATGAAGATTGAACGTTATGAGCATGTCATGCACATTGTATCCGAAGTAAGTGGCAAATTGAGAAAAGATTTCTCAAGCATTGATGCCCTTATTTCTTGCCTCCCAGCAGGTACTGTTTCAGGAGCTCCAAAAATTCGCGCCATGCAGATCATTAATGAGCTTGAGAGCAAACGACGCGGTGTCTACGCAGGCGGCATCGGCTACATTGGATTTAATGGCGACTTGAACATGGCACTTGCCATCCGCTCCCTCGTCGTCAAAGATGCAACAGCATACTTGCAGGCTGGTGCAGGAATTGTTTTTGATTCCCAACCGCAGAAGGAATACGAAGAGACACTTCACAAAGCACGATCACTTATGGAGGTGAGCAAGATTGATCTTGTTAATTGA
- a CDS encoding nitroreductase family protein, translating into MNTGEKTALKKVIRERRSIKGGYTNKEVKEDTVIALLEEAVWAPTHGMRQPWRFIYVGADQLPTFAKKIASTYPEEIQENREAYLNEPNAILVIIMAAPEKQKQWDENFGAVASMIQNFSLLAWEEKLGVCWKTNPHIYNDQVRSILGVSEDEKIIGFIHLGYFDQNEDERERLPVRDKFKRFGE; encoded by the coding sequence ATGAATACAGGTGAAAAAACCGCATTGAAAAAAGTCATTCGGGAACGCCGATCTATCAAGGGCGGTTATACAAATAAAGAAGTAAAAGAAGATACTGTCATTGCACTGCTTGAAGAAGCCGTCTGGGCTCCAACGCATGGAATGCGACAACCTTGGCGTTTCATTTATGTCGGAGCTGATCAACTGCCTACATTTGCAAAAAAAATAGCGTCCACATATCCAGAGGAGATTCAGGAGAATCGCGAAGCCTACTTAAATGAACCGAACGCAATTCTTGTCATTATTATGGCAGCTCCAGAAAAGCAAAAACAGTGGGACGAGAACTTCGGAGCTGTTGCAAGTATGATTCAGAACTTCTCCCTTCTTGCCTGGGAAGAGAAGCTCGGTGTTTGCTGGAAAACGAATCCGCATATTTATAATGATCAGGTCCGCAGCATTCTTGGAGTAAGTGAAGACGAGAAAATTATCGGCTTCATCCATCTTGGCTACTTTGATCAAAACGAAGATGAAAGAGAACGTCTCCCAGTAAGAGATAAATTCAAGCGATTCGGGGAATGA
- a CDS encoding PTS transporter subunit IIC has translation MKSFLHKKGISLSPREYFITALSYMALGLFSSLIIGLIIKTAGEQLGKAGVSGLGFMVEMGAFAMDPKIMGGAIGVAIAYGLKAPPLVLFSALFAGAFGADLGGPAGSYVTAVIATEVGKLFYQLTRVDIIVTPFMTILAGFSVGKFIGPYIHAFMTGFGDIINWSTEQRPFIMGILVAVLMGWALTAPISSAAIALMLGLDGIAAGAAAIGCSAQMIGFAISSWRENGFGGFLAQGVGTSMLQVPNILRHPLILIPPTVAGIVLAPIATVWLGMTNNASGAGMGTAGFVGQIMAFESMGFTVPVLMQVLMLHIIAPAVISLAVSELMRKKGWIKEGQMKLKTE, from the coding sequence ATGAAGAGTTTCTTGCATAAGAAGGGAATCTCGCTTTCACCACGTGAATATTTTATTACAGCGCTCAGCTATATGGCGCTTGGACTTTTTTCTTCTTTAATTATTGGACTGATTATCAAGACGGCGGGAGAACAGCTTGGTAAGGCGGGTGTCTCTGGTCTTGGTTTTATGGTGGAAATGGGCGCATTTGCAATGGATCCGAAAATTATGGGCGGGGCAATTGGCGTGGCAATTGCCTACGGGTTGAAAGCGCCGCCTTTGGTGCTGTTTTCGGCATTGTTTGCAGGTGCATTCGGTGCTGATCTTGGAGGACCGGCAGGCAGTTATGTAACTGCTGTTATTGCGACGGAAGTCGGGAAGTTGTTCTATCAGCTTACGCGTGTTGATATTATTGTCACACCGTTCATGACCATATTGGCTGGATTTTCGGTAGGGAAATTTATTGGGCCATATATTCATGCATTTATGACCGGCTTCGGCGATATCATCAACTGGTCTACTGAACAGCGACCATTTATTATGGGCATTCTTGTTGCAGTGCTCATGGGTTGGGCACTTACCGCTCCGATATCAAGCGCAGCGATTGCCCTTATGCTCGGTCTTGATGGAATTGCGGCAGGCGCTGCAGCAATTGGTTGTTCTGCGCAAATGATTGGATTTGCTATATCAAGTTGGCGAGAAAATGGCTTTGGCGGGTTCCTTGCACAAGGAGTCGGTACTTCAATGCTGCAGGTACCGAATATTTTGCGTCATCCTCTTATACTTATACCACCTACAGTAGCAGGAATTGTACTTGCCCCAATCGCTACTGTCTGGCTCGGTATGACGAATAATGCTTCTGGAGCTGGAATGGGTACAGCTGGATTCGTTGGGCAGATTATGGCTTTTGAATCAATGGGCTTTACTGTGCCTGTTCTTATGCAAGTGTTAATGTTGCATATCATTGCTCCTGCTGTCATCAGTCTAGCCGTTTCAGAGTTAATGCGTAAGAAGGGCTGGATTAAAGAAGGACAAATGAAGCTGAAGACGGAGTAG
- a CDS encoding divergent polysaccharide deacetylase family protein, which produces MRVKLCLLLLILTFLMPASIYAEEIQKKKLAIVIDDFGNNMKGTDEILGLPVNLTIAVMPFMPSTKEDAEKAYDNGHEVIVHMPMEPKAGKRSWLGPGAITSDLSNAEIRKRTEEAIRNVPHAVGMNNHMGSKITEDERAMRIILNVCKEQGLYYLDSKTSGKSVIGKLANEIGVPVLENNIFFDDMYTMSHVTKQANLVAKNLLNNEQFIAIGHVGVPGPTTSTVLKKYIPVYKERANIVSLSKLIPGFEWVD; this is translated from the coding sequence ATGAGAGTCAAACTGTGTTTGCTGCTACTTATTTTGACTTTCCTTATGCCAGCATCAATATATGCTGAAGAGATTCAGAAGAAAAAGCTGGCCATCGTCATTGATGATTTCGGCAATAATATGAAAGGCACCGATGAAATTTTAGGACTGCCGGTTAATTTGACTATTGCTGTCATGCCTTTCATGCCGTCTACAAAAGAAGATGCTGAAAAGGCATATGATAATGGTCATGAGGTAATCGTCCACATGCCGATGGAGCCAAAGGCTGGAAAGCGAAGTTGGCTTGGCCCAGGGGCAATTACTTCAGACTTGAGTAATGCAGAAATCCGCAAACGGACAGAAGAGGCAATTCGCAATGTACCGCATGCTGTCGGAATGAACAATCATATGGGATCCAAGATTACTGAAGATGAACGAGCAATGCGAATCATATTAAATGTATGCAAGGAACAAGGACTGTATTATCTGGATAGTAAGACATCAGGAAAAAGTGTCATCGGCAAATTGGCAAATGAGATTGGTGTGCCGGTATTGGAGAATAATATATTCTTCGACGATATGTATACGATGAGCCATGTGACGAAGCAGGCTAACCTAGTTGCAAAAAATCTGCTTAATAATGAGCAGTTTATTGCAATCGGTCATGTCGGTGTCCCAGGGCCGACAACTTCCACAGTGTTGAAAAAGTACATTCCTGTCTATAAAGAACGAGCTAATATTGTTTCACTGTCAAAGTTAATTCCCGGGTTTGAATGGGTGGACTAA
- a CDS encoding HD domain-containing protein — protein sequence MREVTLERIFTNPIVQKYLKRSGMAHAVKVANYAYDYAVSLGADIDLATKAALLHDVGHYTWYRDGVWDYDLYRENDIHAIKGAARAHKLLIHLGEDRQKAKEISVAVLLHTDSYLPEGMLELTPLQKAVKFADEADEEQGGKHHYKQMDYEQALSMIRHLDNKIDRNAYAGESHLA from the coding sequence ATGAGAGAAGTAACCCTGGAACGTATTTTTACCAACCCAATTGTACAGAAGTATCTAAAGAGGTCGGGAATGGCTCATGCGGTCAAAGTGGCGAATTATGCTTATGATTATGCCGTGTCGCTTGGAGCAGATATTGATTTAGCAACTAAAGCAGCCCTATTGCACGATGTCGGACATTACACTTGGTATCGTGATGGTGTTTGGGACTATGATTTGTACCGTGAGAATGACATCCATGCAATCAAAGGTGCAGCCCGAGCACATAAACTCCTTATCCATCTTGGCGAGGACAGGCAGAAGGCGAAAGAAATCTCAGTTGCAGTGCTATTGCATACAGATTCCTATCTTCCAGAAGGGATGCTGGAGCTGACTCCACTGCAAAAGGCAGTAAAATTTGCTGATGAAGCGGATGAAGAGCAGGGTGGCAAACATCATTATAAACAGATGGACTATGAACAGGCACTATCAATGATCCGTCATTTGGATAATAAAATAGACAGAAACGCATATGCCGGCGAATCTCATTTGGCATGA
- a CDS encoding D-alanyl-D-alanine carboxypeptidase family protein gives MITRISRSVILGALVAAGMTACSDQGTPATNDTDKDNMKTTLAAPDRKLVPNDKSKQVKQLQKDLHEIGYKIEETGKYDDNTKQAVKDFQTQNDEMAATGEYDSVTRKWLKKALNDNFEVKPGKGLLSQNISKSEDKTITVHNPADLHVLVNKNHALPDGYEPKNLVAPNVRFPFTEDLPKRYMQKPAAKALEEMFKAADKDGVELFGQSGYRSYERQVAVFGNNVKTMGEKEANQVSARPGQSEHQTGLTMDVTSAAVDFRLDQDFGETKEGKWVKDHAYEYGFIIRYPKGKEAITKYEYEPWHLRYIGKTAAKTIHDQNLTLEEYLGAVE, from the coding sequence ATGATTACGAGAATTAGCCGCTCCGTTATACTGGGCGCTCTCGTTGCTGCAGGCATGACAGCCTGCTCCGATCAGGGTACGCCAGCAACAAATGATACAGATAAAGACAATATGAAAACAACACTCGCTGCTCCTGACAGAAAGCTTGTCCCAAATGACAAGAGCAAACAGGTAAAGCAGCTGCAAAAAGACTTGCACGAAATCGGCTATAAGATAGAAGAAACAGGAAAATATGATGATAATACGAAACAAGCTGTAAAAGACTTTCAAACACAAAATGACGAAATGGCAGCCACAGGAGAATATGATTCTGTAACAAGAAAGTGGCTCAAAAAAGCACTTAACGATAATTTTGAAGTAAAGCCAGGCAAAGGTCTACTCTCTCAAAATATTTCAAAGTCAGAAGACAAAACAATCACTGTCCATAACCCTGCCGATTTGCATGTTCTTGTGAACAAAAATCACGCTCTTCCGGATGGCTATGAGCCTAAAAACCTTGTAGCGCCAAATGTACGCTTCCCATTCACCGAAGATCTGCCGAAACGCTACATGCAGAAACCCGCCGCGAAAGCGCTGGAAGAAATGTTTAAAGCAGCTGACAAAGATGGGGTCGAACTATTCGGTCAGTCTGGCTACAGATCATACGAGCGTCAAGTTGCAGTCTTCGGCAACAATGTAAAAACCATGGGCGAAAAAGAAGCGAATCAGGTCAGTGCACGTCCTGGACAAAGTGAGCATCAGACTGGCCTTACGATGGATGTAACAAGTGCTGCAGTTGATTTTCGCCTCGATCAGGACTTTGGAGAAACAAAAGAAGGTAAATGGGTGAAGGATCATGCCTATGAGTACGGTTTTATAATCCGATACCCTAAAGGAAAAGAAGCTATTACAAAATATGAGTACGAACCTTGGCATCTGCGCTACATAGGCAAAACTGCCGCCAAAACGATACATGATCAAAATCTAACGCTAGAAGAATATCTCGGCGCTGTAGAATAA
- the pepT gene encoding peptidase T yields MKELIIERLIRYAKVDTQSNEEKTITPTTPGQLELGRILVEELKTIGLTDAEMDGNGYVMATLPATTEKDVPTIGFLAHVDTATDFTGKNVNPQRIDNYSGEDIILNAEKGIVMTTKDFPELTNYKGHTLITTDGTTLLGADNKAGIAEIMTAMEYLANHPEIEHGTIRVAFTPDEEIGRGPHKFDVERFGAEFAYTIDGGPLGELQYESFNACGARLTVRGKNVHPGTAKGKMINAGRIAAEFVSKLPEHEVPEMTSGYEGFFHLISIAGDVEEAKVYLIIRDHDRSNFEARKELIRTFTDELKTKYGSEILELDMADQYYNMGEKIEPVKYIVDIARESMESLNIKPIIEPIRGGTDGSQLSFMGLPTPNIFTGGENFHGKYEFASADDMEKSSQVIIEIAKRFAARV; encoded by the coding sequence TTGAAAGAACTCATAATAGAAAGACTGATCCGCTATGCAAAAGTGGACACACAATCAAATGAAGAGAAAACAATTACACCAACTACGCCTGGCCAGCTGGAACTTGGCCGAATACTCGTTGAGGAACTAAAAACTATTGGCCTTACCGATGCCGAAATGGATGGCAATGGATATGTCATGGCAACCCTGCCTGCTACAACTGAAAAAGATGTACCCACTATCGGCTTTCTCGCCCATGTAGATACAGCTACAGATTTTACTGGCAAGAACGTTAATCCACAACGGATTGATAACTATAGTGGCGAAGATATCATCTTGAACGCCGAAAAAGGAATTGTAATGACAACCAAGGATTTCCCAGAGCTGACCAACTATAAAGGACACACTCTCATTACAACGGATGGCACTACACTGCTAGGTGCCGACAATAAGGCCGGCATTGCAGAGATCATGACAGCAATGGAGTACTTGGCCAACCATCCCGAAATTGAACACGGCACAATCCGAGTGGCTTTCACTCCAGACGAGGAAATTGGCCGCGGTCCGCATAAATTTGATGTTGAGCGTTTTGGAGCCGAGTTCGCTTATACGATTGATGGTGGCCCGCTTGGAGAGCTGCAGTATGAAAGCTTCAATGCTTGTGGCGCCCGACTTACTGTACGAGGAAAAAATGTCCATCCTGGAACTGCGAAAGGCAAAATGATCAATGCCGGTCGCATCGCTGCTGAGTTTGTCTCAAAGCTTCCAGAACATGAAGTTCCAGAGATGACTTCTGGTTATGAAGGGTTTTTCCATCTCATCTCAATTGCTGGCGATGTTGAAGAAGCAAAGGTCTATCTAATTATTCGCGATCATGACCGCTCCAACTTCGAAGCTAGAAAAGAGCTGATCCGTACCTTCACAGATGAATTGAAAACAAAATATGGTTCAGAGATACTAGAGCTTGATATGGCAGATCAATACTACAATATGGGTGAAAAGATTGAACCTGTGAAGTACATTGTTGATATCGCCCGTGAATCAATGGAAAGCCTTAATATCAAACCTATTATCGAACCAATTCGGGGTGGCACTGACGGTTCCCAACTTAGCTTCATGGGATTGCCGACACCAAATATTTTCACTGGCGGCGAGAATTTCCATGGAAAATATGAATTCGCTTCAGCCGATGATATGGAAAAGAGTTCACAAGTCATCATAGAGATTGCAAAGAGATTTGCCGCAAGAGTCTAA
- the bioB gene encoding biotin synthase BioB, with protein sequence MTNWHEFADKALAGHNLTEEEALSVLNAPDAELLSLLDAAYKVRSKHFGNKVKLNMIINTKTGFCPENCGYCAQSIDAKVPIQKYRMMSEEQILAGAERAHEMNSGTYCIVASGRGPTNRELDTVAGAVKKIKAEYDNMRVCACLGILKPGQAEKLKEAGVDRYNHNLNTSKNHHENITTSHTYDDRVSTVEKVKDAGISPCSGVIVGMKETKQDVYHMGQALRELDADSIPVNFLHAMDGTLLEGTNELTPVYCLKVLCLFRFMNPTKEIRISGGREVNLRSLQPLGLYAANSIFIGDYLTTCGQEGNKDIEMLEDMGFEIDYDNAEDREEALV encoded by the coding sequence ATGACTAACTGGCATGAGTTTGCTGACAAAGCACTTGCAGGACATAATTTGACGGAAGAAGAAGCTTTATCTGTTCTTAATGCGCCTGATGCGGAATTACTTTCCCTTCTAGATGCAGCATACAAAGTACGCAGCAAACACTTCGGCAACAAAGTAAAGCTGAATATGATCATTAATACAAAAACGGGTTTCTGCCCGGAAAACTGTGGCTACTGTGCCCAATCCATCGATGCTAAAGTGCCTATTCAGAAGTATCGTATGATGTCTGAAGAGCAAATCCTCGCTGGCGCTGAGCGTGCCCATGAAATGAACTCGGGCACATACTGCATTGTAGCAAGTGGACGTGGACCGACAAACCGTGAATTGGATACGGTGGCTGGAGCTGTTAAAAAGATCAAAGCTGAGTATGATAACATGCGTGTATGCGCCTGTCTTGGAATTTTGAAACCTGGACAAGCAGAGAAACTGAAAGAAGCCGGGGTTGACCGTTACAACCATAATCTAAACACTTCCAAAAACCATCATGAAAACATTACGACGAGCCATACATACGATGATCGCGTTTCCACAGTTGAAAAAGTAAAAGATGCAGGCATTTCTCCTTGTTCAGGTGTGATTGTCGGAATGAAAGAGACAAAACAGGATGTTTATCATATGGGACAAGCTTTGCGTGAACTTGATGCTGATTCCATTCCTGTCAACTTCCTTCACGCTATGGATGGAACATTGCTCGAAGGTACAAATGAGTTGACTCCAGTCTACTGTCTGAAAGTGCTATGCCTCTTCCGCTTCATGAATCCAACAAAGGAAATCCGTATCTCTGGCGGACGTGAAGTGAACTTGCGCAGCCTTCAGCCGCTTGGCCTTTATGCAGCTAATTCAATTTTCATTGGTGACTATTTGACAACTTGTGGTCAAGAAGGCAACAAAGATATTGAAATGCTTGAAGATATGGGCTTCGAGATTGACTATGACAATGCAGAAGATCGTGAAGAAGCACTTGTTTAA
- a CDS encoding biotin transporter BioY has protein sequence MKKTFNAYSLTLGGLFVALTAIGANLTSIAPFLIIGGVPITLQTFFAVLAGLVLGRKLGAFSMFAYMMLGLAGAPIFAQFKGGAAFILAPTFGFVLSFILVAYVAGAIAERAKGIPAYIAASLAGMTINYLAGTNWMYLAYLTWFEAPAGLSYKLLWSWMAVPLPKDIILSVLAGIFAYRLQKYGLFNKNKLSINRNHIA, from the coding sequence ATGAAAAAAACTTTTAATGCTTATAGTTTAACACTAGGTGGTCTTTTTGTCGCACTTACTGCAATCGGAGCAAATCTGACATCAATTGCACCCTTCCTCATCATCGGTGGCGTGCCCATTACATTGCAGACTTTCTTCGCAGTATTGGCTGGACTTGTTCTTGGCAGAAAGCTCGGCGCATTCTCAATGTTCGCTTATATGATGCTCGGTTTGGCCGGAGCTCCTATTTTCGCTCAATTTAAAGGTGGTGCTGCATTCATTCTAGCACCGACGTTCGGCTTCGTTCTATCATTCATTCTTGTAGCATATGTAGCAGGCGCTATCGCTGAGCGGGCAAAAGGGATCCCCGCTTATATAGCAGCCAGTCTCGCTGGAATGACGATTAACTATTTGGCCGGAACTAATTGGATGTATCTCGCCTACTTGACTTGGTTTGAGGCGCCAGCTGGCCTTTCCTATAAATTACTATGGTCATGGATGGCAGTTCCCCTTCCTAAAGATATTATACTTTCTGTACTCGCTGGGATCTTTGCATACAGGCTTCAGAAATACGGACTATTTAATAAGAATAAACTCTCAATAAACCGAAACCATATCGCTTAA
- a CDS encoding aldo/keto reductase — translation MEMITLNDGRKMPQLGLGVFKVSDEEVHTAASQALESGYRAFDTAAYYCNEQSLGEVLRESGVPRDELFITSKVWNGDQGYDKTIKAFERSLSNLGLDYIDLYLVHWPCPDFDLYVETYKALEEMQRQGKVKSIGVSNFQIEHLERLMKECDVKPVVNQVECHPYFQQKELKAFCEKHEIFVEAWAPLMQGGEALRDETIQKIAKTHSKSAAQIILRWHLQEGTIVIPKSVTPDRIEENINVFDFELSEDEMKQIAALDRGERKGANPNDMHRTEIPGLK, via the coding sequence ATGGAAATGATTACTTTGAACGACGGTAGAAAAATGCCGCAGCTCGGTCTAGGTGTTTTTAAAGTGAGCGATGAAGAGGTACATACAGCGGCCAGTCAAGCTTTGGAAAGCGGTTACCGCGCGTTCGACACAGCTGCTTATTATTGCAACGAGCAATCTCTAGGTGAAGTGCTTCGTGAGAGCGGAGTACCGAGAGATGAATTATTCATAACATCTAAGGTGTGGAATGGCGATCAGGGGTATGACAAAACGATCAAGGCATTTGAGCGGAGTTTGAGCAACCTTGGACTCGATTATATCGACTTGTATCTTGTTCACTGGCCATGTCCGGATTTCGATCTCTACGTTGAAACATACAAAGCTCTTGAAGAAATGCAACGTCAAGGAAAAGTGAAATCAATTGGTGTTTCGAATTTCCAAATCGAACATTTAGAGCGCCTAATGAAGGAATGTGATGTGAAGCCAGTTGTGAATCAGGTGGAATGTCATCCATATTTCCAACAGAAGGAATTAAAAGCTTTTTGCGAGAAACACGAAATTTTTGTTGAAGCATGGGCGCCGCTTATGCAAGGCGGTGAGGCTTTGCGAGATGAGACAATTCAAAAAATCGCTAAGACACATAGCAAGTCAGCAGCACAGATCATTTTGCGTTGGCACTTGCAGGAAGGTACGATTGTCATTCCAAAGTCTGTGACACCAGACCGCATTGAAGAAAATATCAATGTATTTGACTTTGAGTTGAGTGAAGATGAGATGAAGCAAATTGCGGCCCTTGATCGTGGAGAGCGCAAGGGTGCCAATCCAAATGATATGCATCGTACGGAAATTCCTGGTTTGAAATAA